AGGTTATGCGAGATGAGGGGAATCTTGCTGAATCTGGGCCTCCTCAACAGGTCGAGCTCGGGCGACGCAGCAGGAATTGAGTCTACCCAGAGAAGCACGGCCAGAACCACACAAAAGACACCCTTCTCCCAAACTACACAACTTTTCCCATCGTTCACCTCCCCCTTCACCACACGCGACACCAGCGTAGGTCTTGGGACGGTTTTCCCTACTACTTCAGATGTCGAGATACAACCGAGGTCAAGTTGGACAGACTCACTCCGGTTTCAATGGCCCGTTGGGGATACCAGTACTATTTTCTCGGAGGGTATTTTCTAGCGCCACTCTTTCAGGTGTATTAATGATCGGCGTTGGTATTATTACTTGCTGTTGACTCATGGGACGTATTACTTGCCCTGCATTCTCCGTTTATTGAGCCTCTGCTGCACCTCTCAGTACCGGACGCGCCCGTGATGAACTCTTCTGGAATCCTTCCCAACGCGAGAACCCTTCGGTGAAAATGCCCAGAGAGTCCAGCATTCTCCCAGCCGTCTGATCAATGACATCTTGGATCCCTCTAGGTCTCGTGTAGAAAGCCGGGACTGGCGGGAAGATGACGGCACCAGCGCGTCGCAAGAATAACATGTTGTCAAGGTGTATGTCGCTGAGAGGAGTCTCCCGAACCGCTAGGATTAGCCTGCGATTTTCCTTGAGACTGACATCGGCAGCTCGGGAAATCAGATCATCGCAGAAGCCAGAGCGTATCGCAGCCAGAGTTTTCATGCTGCATGGCACGATGATCATGCCGTCGTGCTGAAAAGACCCAGACGCTATACTAGCAGAGACATCTTTGGCAGTGTATGTTGTGCTGGCCATCCCGCGGATTTCGACCTCGCTTAGTGACGTTTCATACTTCATTGTAGCTAGAGCCCACTTGCTAATAACGAGGTGAGTCTCAATGCCAAGCTGGCGTAGAATGGACAGGATTCGGATGGCGAATACAGTTCCAGTAGCGCCTGTAATTCCTACCACGATCCTTCGTGGCCTGGCTTGAGTTTCTCGGACTGGATCATGTTGTCGCGTCTGTTCTTCAGACGAAAGGAGACTTGATGATGCGCCCAAGCCATCGACTGGCAATCGTTGACAGATGGGCCCAAATGTATGAAAGCTGAGTTTGCCAGGAAGAAGGGGTGTTCTTACGGTGGCAGTAGCTTTGGCTAGACGGAGGCTGAGCATTTTCTGGGGCGAGTTGTAAGGGAAACGGCCGGGACCAATATCAGGGCCAGGAAGAGATTGTTTTGTAGTGATTGGATGTAAATATCGATCGGCTGGCCCTGATTCAAGCGGGAAGCGACAAGGATGACTCCTCGTCCGAACCTCGAGTAGCGCTTCCAATGTAATGATAATTATGCTCCACCCTCTTACTTACAGTTGGTATGGTGGCCCGGAGCCTTTCTTTTCTCGCCTAACCGGCTTGCGAGTGACCTAACGCCGGCTAACGGATAAGGTGGTTGATAAAGTCACCGGAATGAAGTTCCTAGAATAGGGGCCGGAATCTCCGCAGCACCATTGCAACCCATTCCGCATAACGAGATCTACTCACGGACTAAAAACGGGCATGGCATTTCATCTAAGCAAGGTGGCCGGCTACTCTATGCATTCTTCCCCCCAGCTTACTATGCCAAGTAATCGAATTGGGACAACAAGTTATGGCGCCTGTTGCTTTTGGACGTTGCACGCTACTCCCCTCGAGCCGCGCAAAAGCCCGAGTCAGACAAATCTTTGCTCCAGTATCGATCCGTACCAAAAGTGAAGGAGCTTCCTCTCAGCCGCGTCACATTGCTGCCCAACTCGACTTTCGAACATTCATCGATGTCCTGCGCGAAGACGGCGATCTGGCAGAAATCGAGCGCCAAGTTGACCCCCATCTTGAAGTGGGCGCAATCGTGCGGCGCGTGAGCGAGGTCAATGGTAAGGCACCCCTCTTCAACAATGTCAAGGGTGCCAAGGACGGGTTGTGGAGGATGTTTGGAAATGCGGCAAGCCTACGGGCCCGCGAGGAAGAGAGGTACGGCAGGATTGCTCGATCGTTAGGTCTGCCCGTCGATTCAAGCTGGAAGGCTATTCTGGAGAGAACACAGGAGGGAAAGGCTCGACCCCCTTTAGCCCCGCGGATTCTATCAACTGGGCCGTGCAAGCAGAACCAGATCCTTCAAAAAGACATCGATCTGCATAAGCTTCCAGCACCACTGCTACACCAGAGAGACGGGGGGAAGTACCTACAGACATATGGATTGCATGTGCTGCAGACACCGGACGCTTCCTGGACAAACTGGTCCATCTTCCGGGGCATGATCCATGACAGCAGGCGCCTTGTGTGCCTCGTCGGTTCAGGCCAGCACAACTCCATAATTAGGGACAAGTGGCTGGCAGAGGGCAAAACGGAGATGCCGTGGGCGCTCGCCATGGGCGTCCCTCCTGCCGCAAGTCTGGCTGCCGCCTCCCCTATCCCGGAAGGGGTGTCAGAAGGCGAGTATGTCGGAGCACTCGTTGGGCAGCCTCTGGACATGGTCAAGTGTGAGCTGAGTGACCTCCTTGTCCCCGCAAACAGTGAAATTATCTTTGAGGGAACATTTTCTCTCAAAGACAAAGCCTATGAAGGTCCCTTTGAGGACTATCTTGGACTGCACTTCGATCACGACAAACATTTGCATCCTCTTTTTACAGTCAACGCAATCACATATAGAGATGATGCTATTCTACCAGTTTCAGTGCCGGGAAGAATAACGGATGAATCGGTAAGAAGATCAGTCTCCATGTTTGAGCGGTCTGATTGACATAGCTTGAAACACAGCACACTACTGCATCACTCGCATCAGAGGAGCTCTTAACGCTCCTCAAGCATCACGATCTTCCCATCATAGATGCCTTCGCACCTCTTGAGTCCATGGCTACCTGGTGTGCGCTCCAAGTGGATGTCGACAAGCTAGCCAAGATGAAAACGAACTCCAAAGACTTCTGCAACAAACTGGGCCGCATTGCTTTCAATGATAAAAGCTGCATGCTCATCAATCGCATTCTGCTATTCGGTCACGATGTAGACATCGGCAACTTCAAGGATATCATTTGGGCCCTGGTTACAAGATGCCGTCCAGGCCAGGATGAGTACCTGTTTGAAGATGTCGCGAGCTTTCCCATGACTCCATATATGTCTTATGGGAGTGGAGGCCCCAAGAAGGGAGGAAAGGTGATTTCTGACTGTCTGTTCCCCATGGAGTACGAGGGGAAAAGATCGTTTAGTGGGGTTGACTTTGAGAGGAGCTACCCTGAGGATGTCAAAAACAGGGTCAAGTCTAACTGGACCGCTATGGGATTTGAGCCCGTCTAGAAGGGGACGTGTCGGTTTGACACTGGTGCATGAATTTGACAGTTGCGTTCTCATGGTTCCTCAACGTAGATGAGCGTCTCCTAAAGTTATTGAAATGCATTCTTAGAGCGAAACGTGTTCGCAGCCGAAACGTGGTAGGGGTTTAATAACGTTGTGATATTTTGTTGTGGCATCGCGGCAGCCAAGTTCAGGCTACAAACAATACATCTTCTACATAACAGGGGGCTGGATCGAGTCTCACGTGGACAATAAGGAGAGAAGAGCAGTGAAATGAGTATATCACGATAGACAATGTCAAATAACTTGGTGGTCGGCGAAGAAGCACGTCTACTACCGTCATTGGATTGTAAGCTCAGTCATATAAACGAGT
The window above is part of the Fusarium falciforme chromosome 3, complete sequence genome. Proteins encoded here:
- a CDS encoding Flavin prenyltransferase PAD1, mitochondrial, whose protein sequence is MKYETSLSEVEIRGMASTTYTAKDVSASIASGSFQHDGMIIVPCSMKTLAAIRSGFCDDLISRAADVSLKENRRLILAVRETPLSDIHLDNMLFLRRAGAVIFPPVPAFYTRPRGIQDVIDQTAGRMLDSLGIFTEGFSRWEGFQKSSSRARPVLRGAAEAQ
- a CDS encoding Ferulic acid decarboxylase 1; this encodes MAPVAFGRCTLLPSSRAKARVRQIFAPVSIRTKSEGASSQPRHIAAQLDFRTFIDVLREDGDLAEIERQVDPHLEVGAIVRRVSEVNGKAPLFNNVKGAKDGLWRMFGNAASLRAREEERYGRIARSLGLPVDSSWKAILERTQEGKARPPLAPRILSTGPCKQNQILQKDIDLHKLPAPLLHQRDGGKYLQTYGLHVLQTPDASWTNWSIFRGMIHDSRRLVCLVGSGQHNSIIRDKWLAEGKTEMPWALAMGVPPAASLAAASPIPEGVSEGEYVGALVGQPLDMVKCELSDLLVPANSEIIFEGTFSLKDKAYEGPFEDYLGLHFDHDKHLHPLFTVNAITYRDDAILPVSVPGRITDESLETQHTTASLASEELLTLLKHHDLPIIDAFAPLESMATWCALQVDVDKLAKMKTNSKDFCNKLGRIAFNDKSCMLINRILLFGHDVDIGNFKDIIWALVTRCRPGQDEYLFEDVASFPMTPYMSYGSGGPKKGGKVISDCLFPMEYEGKRSFSGVDFERSYPEDVKNRVKSNWTAMGFEPV